The following are encoded together in the Cohaesibacter gelatinilyticus genome:
- a CDS encoding SPOR domain-containing protein, which produces MSDTNDKKPGPNLSDWQTPAATPQQGQAFGHVAEDPLAALERIVSEGQPAEREDNFLGQQGNSDDLRALEEELLKELRGEQPPLVQPAQPAPTSSAAREEPFVHTPMPTSDNSSLAPQEPMIEDLPPLRFGSGAGVTDAPAASTPSAPAGPDLNFGLGQDDGFASPSAVAPSQAPPPPSADQWADFSAQPAAPEMSTHEEVPAVSPPVSSYQSNEPRTGSYGQLKDRVAATSTGAEPAAPVQTTEPSLSWPQNAVPATEPQVDLSDALAQAVSEQTQVENSASSQAFDANRFSRPTPQPSANYETAEVPTSRQTPASSHIPVPSTPAPSAPVDSYVPSSLTPEGQSVEDPYAAFNQPVTSQPTADPMNAPALGGAPLVDPMAAGYNPAPAPQADDGYYHADPAAGAPSVNVTGQDEATAYADVYNTGYEPTATNQPAGYGESPVYGGTSAPMASGPHGTYADPAVSQAAAESMPYLADEGGMGYQQGMGTDADEPRSGMSKGKKGLLAASVALGIAVVGGAAVWGLTGSSSNNGESPVLVANTDPVKEAPEDPGGKVIPHQNKEVYDRIDGTQSDEGPGNLMPATEKPLAMTSDGRSPRVISLSGGETSVPQASEGNTAITPNTDRSIARPKEVRTVIVRPDGTIVKSSQGNSDSNNQLGSVDQQMMASTPSEQAMSQSLNSTPGGGLQGANGSSQLAGDGVTTSTLPKRKPNGLTSQQASLAPTAQPVATTPVQPAVVAPAVRNTTNQPLSLLPPASGVPAVSQPTAPAPTASNSGGVGGYTVQVTSQRTPEQARASYSNIQSRLAGVLGNYQPDIKRADLGSKGVYYRVRVGSFSDRSGAINFCQSIKAAGGDCLVARK; this is translated from the coding sequence ATGTCTGATACCAATGACAAGAAGCCAGGCCCAAATCTCTCTGATTGGCAAACTCCCGCTGCTACCCCACAGCAGGGACAGGCTTTTGGACATGTGGCCGAGGATCCGCTGGCTGCTCTGGAGCGAATCGTAAGTGAAGGGCAACCTGCTGAACGTGAAGATAATTTTCTTGGTCAACAGGGAAATAGTGACGATTTGCGGGCTTTGGAAGAAGAGCTGTTGAAAGAATTGCGTGGTGAACAACCGCCTCTGGTTCAACCTGCGCAACCGGCACCCACATCTTCTGCAGCTCGTGAAGAGCCATTTGTCCATACTCCAATGCCAACGAGTGATAATTCATCATTGGCTCCACAGGAACCAATGATTGAGGATTTGCCCCCTCTGCGTTTTGGTTCAGGTGCGGGTGTGACCGATGCACCTGCGGCATCCACGCCTTCTGCTCCTGCCGGGCCTGATCTGAATTTCGGGTTGGGTCAAGATGACGGGTTTGCAAGTCCATCTGCTGTGGCTCCTTCTCAAGCTCCGCCCCCTCCTTCTGCTGATCAATGGGCGGATTTTTCTGCTCAACCTGCTGCTCCAGAAATGTCGACCCACGAAGAGGTGCCTGCCGTTTCTCCTCCGGTTTCCAGCTATCAATCAAATGAACCCAGAACCGGATCTTATGGTCAATTGAAGGATCGTGTTGCGGCGACATCAACAGGTGCCGAACCCGCTGCGCCAGTACAAACCACTGAGCCATCCCTGTCTTGGCCTCAAAACGCAGTTCCCGCGACGGAGCCTCAAGTTGATTTGAGTGATGCGTTAGCCCAAGCTGTCTCGGAGCAGACACAAGTAGAGAATTCTGCCTCTTCGCAGGCATTTGATGCTAATCGCTTTTCCAGGCCAACTCCGCAGCCTTCAGCAAATTATGAAACAGCAGAGGTTCCGACATCACGACAAACCCCTGCATCTTCACATATTCCAGTTCCCTCGACACCGGCGCCTTCTGCACCTGTCGATAGCTATGTGCCATCCAGCCTGACACCTGAAGGGCAGTCAGTAGAGGATCCGTATGCAGCTTTTAATCAACCAGTAACGTCACAACCAACAGCTGATCCGATGAATGCGCCAGCTTTGGGTGGTGCGCCCTTGGTTGATCCCATGGCCGCCGGGTACAATCCGGCACCTGCTCCACAAGCTGATGATGGATATTATCATGCTGATCCCGCGGCGGGAGCACCATCAGTGAATGTGACTGGTCAAGATGAAGCAACTGCTTATGCTGACGTCTACAACACAGGCTATGAACCAACTGCTACCAATCAACCGGCTGGATATGGTGAAAGTCCGGTTTATGGTGGTACATCCGCACCGATGGCTAGCGGTCCGCACGGCACCTATGCGGATCCAGCAGTGTCTCAGGCTGCTGCCGAAAGTATGCCTTATCTGGCTGATGAAGGTGGAATGGGCTATCAGCAAGGAATGGGAACTGATGCTGATGAGCCAAGATCCGGAATGTCCAAGGGCAAAAAAGGTCTGTTGGCAGCTAGTGTTGCACTTGGCATTGCCGTTGTTGGTGGCGCAGCTGTTTGGGGTTTGACCGGTTCAAGCTCGAATAATGGTGAGTCTCCTGTTCTTGTTGCGAATACCGATCCTGTCAAAGAGGCACCTGAAGATCCCGGCGGCAAGGTCATTCCGCATCAGAACAAGGAAGTTTATGATCGTATTGATGGCACCCAGTCCGACGAAGGTCCCGGGAACCTGATGCCAGCAACCGAGAAGCCACTAGCGATGACCTCTGATGGCAGAAGTCCTCGTGTGATCTCCTTATCCGGTGGTGAGACATCAGTCCCTCAGGCATCTGAAGGAAATACCGCAATCACCCCAAACACCGATCGCAGCATCGCACGCCCCAAAGAAGTTCGGACTGTAATCGTACGCCCCGATGGTACTATTGTTAAAAGTAGTCAGGGTAACTCTGATTCCAACAATCAGCTAGGTTCGGTTGATCAGCAGATGATGGCTTCAACACCATCTGAGCAGGCAATGAGCCAGAGCCTGAATTCTACACCAGGTGGCGGCTTGCAGGGAGCAAATGGCAGTAGCCAGCTTGCTGGTGATGGAGTTACTACCTCTACTTTGCCGAAGCGCAAGCCGAATGGCCTGACAAGTCAGCAGGCATCACTTGCACCGACAGCTCAACCTGTTGCGACAACTCCGGTTCAGCCTGCTGTTGTTGCTCCTGCAGTTCGTAACACAACCAATCAACCTTTGTCGTTGTTGCCGCCAGCGAGTGGTGTGCCAGCTGTAAGTCAACCAACAGCACCGGCTCCAACAGCTAGCAATAGTGGTGGTGTGGGCGGGTATACTGTTCAGGTAACTTCGCAGAGGACACCAGAGCAGGCGCGCGCAAGCTATTCGAACATACAATCTCGTCTGGCAGGTGTTCTGGGCAATTATCAACCGGATATCAAACGTGCGGATCTTGGTAGCAAAGGCGTGTATTATCGTGTCCGGGTTGGCTCTTTCTCAGACCGATCAGGAGCGATTAATTTCTGTCAGTCAATCAAGGCTGCCGGCGGAGATTGCCTGGTGGCAAGGAAATAG
- a CDS encoding segregation and condensation protein A translates to MEQYRLTNGPRSEGEPNLIVDVDGFEGPLDFLLMLARQQKLDLTRISILALAEQYLDFIEEARKLRLELAADYLVMAAWLAYLKSRLLLPDPEDEDEPSGEELAAMLAFRLKRLEAMREVSTSLMERSQLGQDFFVRGAPEDMSLRKKVRFSANLYDLLTSYAAQRQRQAVSLVHVRKREVWSLQEAREILQRLIGSVADWTPVDVLLSSYLRLDDIRATALASSFAASLELVREGHLEVRQTEAFGQIMVRSAKK, encoded by the coding sequence ATGGAACAATATCGTCTGACGAACGGGCCGCGCTCTGAAGGGGAACCCAATCTGATTGTCGATGTCGATGGATTTGAAGGTCCTCTGGATTTTCTTCTGATGCTCGCACGACAACAAAAGCTGGATCTAACCAGGATTTCCATTCTGGCACTGGCCGAGCAATATCTGGATTTCATCGAAGAGGCGAGAAAGCTTCGGCTGGAGCTTGCTGCGGACTATCTTGTCATGGCCGCCTGGCTTGCCTATCTGAAATCTCGACTGTTGCTTCCTGATCCCGAAGATGAAGATGAGCCAAGTGGCGAAGAACTGGCCGCGATGCTAGCCTTTCGTTTGAAGCGGCTGGAAGCCATGCGCGAAGTGTCAACCAGTCTGATGGAGCGTTCTCAGTTGGGGCAGGATTTCTTTGTTCGCGGTGCACCGGAAGATATGTCCTTGCGCAAGAAAGTCCGCTTCTCAGCCAATCTATATGATCTATTGACATCTTATGCAGCTCAACGTCAACGGCAGGCGGTTTCTCTGGTGCATGTACGCAAACGGGAAGTGTGGTCCTTGCAGGAGGCGCGAGAGATCTTGCAAAGACTGATTGGTTCTGTTGCCGATTGGACACCGGTTGATGTTTTGCTTTCCAGTTATTTGCGTTTGGATGACATTCGTGCAACGGCTTTGGCCAGTTCCTTTGCAGCCTCGCTTGAGCTGGTACGTGAAGGTCATTTGGAAGTAAGGCAGACAGAAGCTTTTGGACAGATCATGGTCAGATCTGCAAAGAAATAG
- the scpB gene encoding SMC-Scp complex subunit ScpB: protein MADISGEMDEIAALKAEANMQIRRMIEALLFASARPIGIEEIRQRVPDSADVKGMIADLQKDYANRGVNLVQVEGKYLFRTAPDLSFLLQGESEEPRKLSRAALETLAIIAYHQPVTRAEIESIRGVGTSKGTLDVLLQTEWVRLRGRRRTPGRPVTYGTTEHFLVHFGLESIQDLPGLEELRGAGMLDSALPPAFSMPIPNDDEDLAPDEDPLDEGDLVALALEEDGEELAQSDSDQSAGPTG, encoded by the coding sequence ATGGCTGACATCTCTGGCGAAATGGATGAAATTGCTGCGCTCAAAGCTGAAGCGAATATGCAGATTCGTCGTATGATCGAAGCTTTGCTGTTTGCCAGCGCGCGACCGATTGGCATTGAGGAAATTCGCCAGCGGGTTCCTGATTCAGCAGATGTCAAAGGCATGATCGCGGACCTGCAGAAAGATTATGCCAATCGTGGTGTCAATCTTGTTCAAGTTGAGGGTAAATATCTGTTTCGTACGGCTCCCGATTTGTCCTTCCTATTACAGGGCGAAAGTGAGGAGCCGCGCAAACTGTCTCGCGCTGCTTTGGAAACGCTTGCCATCATTGCCTATCATCAACCGGTCACTCGTGCTGAAATTGAGTCTATCCGCGGTGTCGGAACATCCAAAGGCACGCTCGATGTTCTGTTGCAAACCGAGTGGGTGAGATTGCGTGGCCGTCGTCGTACGCCAGGTAGACCGGTGACATATGGCACTACCGAGCATTTTCTGGTTCATTTTGGTTTGGAGAGCATACAGGATCTACCCGGATTGGAAGAGTTGCGAGGTGCCGGTATGCTGGACTCGGCGCTGCCGCCAGCCTTTTCCATGCCTATTCCGAATGATGATGAAGATCTTGCCCCGGACGAAGATCCTCTGGATGAAGGTGATCTGGTTGCTCTGGCACTGGAAGAAGATGGTGAGGAACTGGCTCAGTCTGATTCTGATCAAAGCGCAGGACCGACTGGCTGA